In Canis lupus dingo isolate Sandy chromosome 25, ASM325472v2, whole genome shotgun sequence, the genomic window gtttcttagagatatcataacaaattacctcaaacttgatggcttaaaacaatataattttaatctttcagAGTTCTAGAAATCAGAATTCTGAAATCAAgttgtcagcagggccatgcttccTTCAAAACTCTAGATTTCTTGCCTTTTCAAGCTTCTGGTTCCTCCAGGAATCCCTAGATTGTGGCAGCATAACCCTAGTtagtctctgcttctgtcttcacatgcacttttcctttgtgaattttcatttgttattgGGCAGTTGTCACTGTATTTAGGGTACACTTTCATCCAAGATGAACTCATATCAAGATCCTTAAGTAGATGTGCAAAGACCTTTTTTTGTGAATGAGATTACTTTTAAAGGTTCTGGATGAACATATATTTTGAGGAGGGCAACCTTTAATCTACTATAAATGGTACATATTaggtacatgtatgtatatgacAGTTGTACCTTCTTACTTGGTTGGTTAAAATATGCCCATTATTTTGCATACacgtatatacatacaatatatgtatgtatatataaaaatacatacaagtatgtatatacgtatatgcaaaatgtatatacaaatatatattctacATCATGCCATTGCCATTTATTATCATAAATAgacattctttttatattaaaaatatttacaacaacatggaagTCATTAATTGGGAGTTGGAGTATTAGTAAGGAATTTAAAGACAATGATAAAATCTAAGAATTAGTCTGCTTTTTATTATCACTATGTTCAAGCAATTTTAAATAATGTCAGTGGTAAAATACTTCTTACAATTATCTTTTGTTGGTCTAGGTATAGAATAACTATTTCAGGTACTGTTGAGTATTAATAAACTTGTAAACTCCAAATTATCATGTTGTATtgcatatcatttattttatttttttaaagactttatttattcatgagagatacagagaagaggCACAgtcataagcaaagggagaagcaggctcctcgccggGAGCCGGaactgggactcaatcccggaagtccgagatcatgccctgagccgaagacagacgttcaaccactaggccacccaggtgttcctgcgTATCATTTAACACTATTTTACACAGAGGTTAATTCAGAAAACTCCCAATATAACTATCACTCTGCAATACACATAAACTTACTTACACATCTCTGTTTTGAGAGCAAgtttataataattctaaatcaTTAGAGCTTGCTTCATGTGCAGTTCAGGTCTATAACTCTTGGGACACATATTACTTCATTTAAACAgcagattataaataaatgaggaggggcacctgagaatctcagttggttgagagtctgccttctgctcaggtcctgattccagtGTCCTGGGGTTAAGCCCGATGTCAGGCTCCCCGATGAGCTTCTCCCACTTCCTTtgtctgctgcttcccctgcttgtgctctctgtcaaaaaaaataaataaaatatttaaaaacaaataaataaatgataacacAGTCATTGTAAAGAACAAACAGAATTTATATAATCTTAATTCTGTTATCATACAGACCACTTGGAGTTTTTCTGTGTGTaataactgggttttttttttttaagattttatttatttttcatgagagacacacagagagagaggcagagacataggcagagggagaagcaggctcctcacagggagcccaatgccggacttgATCCTATCCCAGGATCaagagctgagccaaaggcaggcccccaactgctgagccacccaggtgtcccaatattgatctttaaaatttttgttttatttatttaaattttttagggGAGAGCAGAaaggggtacagggagagggagagagagaatcttaagcaggctttatGGCCAGTGAAGGGCCCTTTGTGGGTCTTGACctggaaccctgagatcatgatctgagccaaaatcatgagttggaggcttgactgagccatccaggtgcccctaattaccGATCTTTTGGTTTGATTTAATGTTCACAGAAAGGCAAACATTGTGACTAAAGGTACATTCTCTAGTGCCAAATTGCCTGTGTTTTATCTTTATCACCAGCTAACTGTATGATCATAGGCAAGTTACTTGTAACTCTCAGTTTCAACATCTTTTAAATGTGggtaataataaaatatggattaataaagatattttaagaccATTTTGGTAGGATTTAATGAGTTATTACAGATACTAGTTAGAATTGCACTTTTAACAcaataaatacttgataaaatttaacttttattattattaattcatattaTTAATTCCCAACTATCTCAGtggtatattaagaaaaaaattcttctttttttttttttgaaaaaaaagttctttataaaagTCTTTAATgtagggatgccagggtggttcagagtttaagcttctgacttttggctcagggcatgatccctgagttcAGGGATGAGTCCAGCATGGCtacctgtaggaagcctgcttttccccctgcctatgtctctgcctttcggcgtctctcatgaataaataaaatcttaaacaaacaaacaaaaaatatttgtgggGGTGAGGTATGGGTGAGAAAAGAGACTGAGGGAATTCATGCTTATTTTAAACCACAGGCAACAAGACAAAAGTGTATTTTAGGCAATGACATCAGGAAAGAAAGATGATTGAAAAGCTTAAGATGGCTggtttttcagtctttttcccCACTcctcaaataatatttaagatgaaTGCAGTAATTTCCTTCAGAACTTTCCATAATGACAGAAATATTTTGTATCCACGCTGTGCAATAGAGCAGCTAGTAAGAGtgagagaatttaaataacttattaCTGATGATAAAGATTAAAAGACAGCCATCTGGCTGTAGGAAGCATACTTAGTCACaatttctatttgcttttccATAAGGAGTAAGTCTTTATCAAAAGATCCATAATCAACATTGTTTTGTTATTTACCAGTGTCACATTTTTATTTGGACCTTACAACATcctaaattatttaattacaaaatagCAAGTCAGGTTGAAGGATGGTCATGGATTGAATGAATCTCTACTAGATGACGCTCCGTGTCATCTACAACTGTGTGACATCAGTTTTTACGAGAAGTTGACTAGTTCATTAAAAACCTCAGGTTCGTCACCACCGCGTTGCCCTTTCCGCGGTGCCATCGCACGTGTACTTTTTAACAGGCAGCGGCGCGAGATAACCCGGCGAGTGACAAGTCTACCTCGTCCCCCATTTGTCCCCCGCCAGCGGCTGCAGTCCCGCCAGCCACCGCCAGGGTGAGACGGAAGAGGCCTCCCTGCCCTCTTGGCTGGGATCTTGGAGATCGTACAGCACCATGACGTGCGCCGAAGACGTAGGTGTAGACGGTGAACAAAGAGGAGCCCCACGGTGGATGTGGCGCCCCGGGCACGCCCGCGTCGGGCCCCGGCGCGACGCCCCGCACCTCCGCTCGACTCCCCGCACCCGGGCAGCCCCGGCGGGGCGAAGCGATAGGGCCGACCGCGGAGTGGAGTCTCCATCCACGGTTGAGGACCAGGAGACGGTGGAGGCCGTGGGGAGGCTGGGTAGAGGCTGGGGAGGGCCACCGAACGAGGCTGCGGAGGAGGACGACGGCAGCGCGGGAGGACACGCCGAGGGGAGGCCGCGGCCCCTCCGACAGGCGGGAGCCCCGCTCCCGGGGAGCCCGCAGCTTCCTCCATCTTGGTGGATGCAGGCGGGGAGCGGCGTCTGGGTGTGTGCCCTGTGGCGCCCGCCCCAGGGGCCCCTCGGACGCACACGCTGGAATCAGGGGCTGTGCCCTCGGCCGAATGGCGGAGCCCAGTTGGGGCTTCGCGGGGCCAAGTTTCCCAGCCCCACGGGCTTTGGTTTTGAATTGGTCCCAAGTTCCCACAGCAGTCCCGACAAAATGGAGGACGTCGTCTCCTCCTACAGCCGTGACGGGAGGTGGGGGGACAATTCCCCACGGGCTGAGGCGACGGTGGAGGTGCTCCCACCCCCTCAGCGCACGCGGGAACCCCCTGCGCGCGCTGCCCCGACCTCCCGCCGTGCCTCGCTGCGGCCCCTGCCCGGGCGCGGCCCTCCCGGGGGGCGTCACGCACTGGACAGGGAGGGCGCCGAGGACATCGAGGCCGCGTCTCTCCTCAGGCAGGGTCGCTGGGAGCGGCTCCAGGGGCCCGGGCGCCCAGGCCCGAGTCAGGGTAGGCGGCCACGGCCCCGGTGTCGGGCCGTCCCGGGCCCTGGAGGGCACCCCGGACCCCCAGGGAGCGAGCCGGCGGCtggggcagcgggcagcgggcagcgtAACTCGGGCTGCCTGACCCTGACggacccgggggtgggggcggggagggaggcgggggtaaggaggggaggggacgcgGCCGAGGGCCGAGCGCCGGCGGAGGGGGGAGTGGAACGGCAACGCCGGGGGGCGTGGCCCGCGCCTGACGGACAGCCCTTCGGACCACCCCCCCGAGGGGGGTCCTGAAGGACAGCAGAGGGGGCCAATGGGCGCGCCCGAGGCGCCCcggcccgccctccccgccggCCAATGAGGGCGCGGAGGGCGGAGCCTCCCCGGGCTCGGCCGCGCCaccgcctcctccgcctcctcctcctcaccagcGCTAAACCCGGGACTGGACCGAGCGGAGTTGTGCGTGTTGCCGAAGGGGGgtgggccgggggaggggaggttcGTTCCGCGGAGCCGCAGCCAGAACCGGGTGAGGCTTATCCCCGCTGTCTTTCCAGTCCGGGTCCGCCGATAGTGGGGGTGGCTGGGAGCAGCGCAGCCtcgggaggaggaggcggaggcggaggcggctgGGGAGGCGGAGATGGGTGAGGGCAGCCTCCGGAGCCTCCCACCGACCCGGGATTAATACCCCGCGGCGCGGCCGCCGTCGCCGCTGCCGCGTCGGGGCCTCGGGGGCTGCTCCG contains:
- the LOC112669570 gene encoding translation initiation factor IF-2-like, which encodes MSGARSSPRGPDAAAATAAAPRGINPGSVGGSGGCPHPSPPPQPPPPPPPPPEAALLPATPTIGGPGLERQARDGPTPGPWPPTLTRAWAPGPLEPLPATLPEERRGLDVLGALPVQCVTPPGRAAPGQGPQRGTAGGRGSARRGFPRALRGWEHLHRRLSPWGIVPPPPVTAVGGDDVLHFVGTAVGTWDQFKTKARGAGKLGPAKPQLGSAIRPRAQPLIPACASEGPLGRAPQGTHPDAAPRLHPPRWRKLRAPRERGSRLSEGPRPPLGVSSRAAVVLLRSLVRWPSPASTQPPHGLHRLLVLNRGWRLHSAVGPIASPRRGCPGAGSRAEVRGVAPGPDAGVPGAPHPPWGSSLFTVYTYVFGARHGAVRSPRSQPRGQGGLFRLTLAVAGGTAAAGGGQMGDERAQAGEAADKGSGRSSSGSLTSGLTPGHWNQDLSRRQTLNQLRFSAPGNHHSTVYLYDFDICKDATDYRACYQSMR